From a single Pseudobutyrivibrio xylanivorans genomic region:
- a CDS encoding aldolase catalytic domain-containing protein, translated as MKEVSKLLAVRESVRVVDATLRDGGLVNDFYFTDEFAKALYLTNVKAGVDYMEMGYRADKEQFDESKFGPWKFSSDDYIRKIVGDNNTDLKLAIMADVGRCNYKEDIHPKAESPVDLIRVATYLHQLPGAIEMIEDADKKGYETTCNIMAISTASMEDVKAALDIVCQTPISCIYIVDSYGSLYPEQIERIADVYCNAAAKYGKKVGMHAHDNQKLAFANTIEAVGDDVDYLDGTYCSMGRGAGNCAMELLLGFLKNPKYKERYAIKFVEDYMLPLKEQGVVWGYDMQYLATGLLNQHPRTAIEFTKQGRKDYFNFYQEMQNID; from the coding sequence ATGAAAGAGGTTTCAAAGCTTCTTGCTGTGCGAGAAAGCGTACGTGTAGTTGATGCAACTTTGAGAGATGGAGGTCTTGTAAATGATTTCTATTTCACTGATGAGTTTGCAAAGGCTCTTTATTTGACTAATGTTAAGGCGGGAGTTGACTACATGGAAATGGGCTATCGTGCTGATAAGGAGCAGTTCGATGAGTCGAAGTTTGGACCATGGAAGTTTTCATCTGATGACTATATTAGAAAAATAGTTGGAGATAATAATACTGACTTAAAGCTTGCTATCATGGCTGATGTTGGCCGTTGCAACTACAAGGAGGATATTCACCCAAAGGCTGAAAGCCCTGTTGATTTGATTCGTGTGGCAACCTATCTTCACCAGTTACCAGGTGCTATCGAAATGATAGAAGATGCTGACAAGAAGGGCTACGAGACAACCTGTAATATTATGGCTATCTCTACTGCATCAATGGAGGATGTAAAGGCTGCTCTTGATATTGTTTGCCAGACTCCAATTTCCTGCATTTATATTGTAGATAGCTACGGTTCACTCTATCCAGAACAGATTGAGCGTATCGCAGATGTTTACTGCAACGCAGCCGCTAAATATGGTAAGAAGGTTGGTATGCATGCTCACGACAATCAGAAGCTTGCATTCGCAAATACTATAGAGGCTGTTGGTGATGATGTTGATTACCTTGACGGAACATATTGTTCTATGGGACGTGGCGCTGGAAACTGTGCCATGGAGCTTTTACTTGGCTTCCTCAAGAATCCAAAATATAAAGAGCGCTATGCAATTAAGTTCGTAGAAGACTATATGCTTCCGCTTAAGGAACAGGGAGTTGTTTGGGGCTACGATATGCAGTACCTTGCAACAGGCCTTTTGAACCAGCACCCACGTACAGCTATTGAATTTACGAAACAGGGTCGTAAGGATTACTTCAATTTTTATCAGGAAATGCAGAATATAGATTAA
- a CDS encoding glycosyltransferase, with protein MRFLIFEMKTVCYNSYLYFGDSLGEALTKLGHQVEYFKVDEDALDDLEQYIGKSYDALIDFNSDLPRALMDDDSYFLDHVDAPFFDVILDHPLYHHDTLKHKLNNFHVVCLDSLHKAYIEKYYPHIKSVTVTPMTGELAFGHDSIDWDNWELRPYDILFSGTYTDPVRIETAINKMPEIISENVYTLIDMMKADSTMTIEAAVDILVENEFYEYINSDKPLHTQTFYLADTYIRCLNRKKLVQALDRTGYEFHLFGALWEELNLKHAELHREIPFNLTFTVFAKSKISVNIMPNFKAGSHDRVFSGQLNGAVSLTDSTTLLQSEYKDNQSILFYSLDDIDAVTEKVNSALSDPSNLKKIAQAGYDIASINHTWDNIAHKILFTIKN; from the coding sequence ATGAGATTTCTTATCTTTGAAATGAAAACAGTATGCTACAATTCATATCTTTATTTTGGTGACTCTCTTGGTGAGGCTCTTACAAAGCTTGGCCACCAGGTGGAATATTTCAAGGTTGATGAAGATGCTCTAGATGATTTAGAGCAATATATTGGCAAAAGCTACGATGCTCTCATAGATTTCAATTCTGACCTACCTCGGGCACTTATGGATGACGATTCTTACTTCTTAGACCATGTGGATGCACCATTTTTTGATGTAATTTTAGATCATCCACTATATCATCATGATACGCTTAAGCATAAGCTCAATAATTTTCATGTAGTATGCCTTGATTCACTCCACAAGGCTTATATCGAAAAATACTATCCACACATTAAATCTGTAACTGTAACCCCTATGACTGGCGAGCTTGCCTTTGGTCATGATTCAATTGACTGGGACAATTGGGAATTGCGACCTTATGATATTCTCTTTTCTGGCACCTATACTGACCCTGTCAGAATCGAAACAGCCATTAATAAAATGCCAGAAATAATCTCAGAAAACGTATATACGTTAATTGATATGATGAAAGCAGATAGCACTATGACCATAGAGGCTGCCGTAGATATTCTTGTGGAAAACGAATTCTATGAATACATCAATTCAGATAAGCCATTACACACCCAGACCTTTTATTTGGCTGATACGTATATACGCTGTCTAAATAGAAAGAAGCTTGTGCAGGCACTGGATAGAACCGGATATGAATTCCATTTATTTGGTGCATTGTGGGAAGAACTAAACCTAAAACACGCCGAGCTTCACAGAGAAATACCATTCAATCTCACCTTTACCGTATTTGCGAAGTCAAAAATCAGTGTAAATATTATGCCAAACTTTAAAGCAGGAAGCCACGACCGTGTCTTCTCAGGTCAGTTAAATGGAGCTGTTTCTCTTACAGACTCTACTACGCTCTTACAAAGCGAATATAAAGATAATCAAAGCATCCTATTTTACAGCTTAGATGACATTGATGCCGTAACTGAAAAGGTAAACTCTGCCCTTTCAGACCCTTCTAATCTCAAAAAAATAGCCCAGGCAGGCTACGACATAGCGTCGATAAACCATACCTGGGATAATATTGCACATAAAATATTATTCACAATTAAGAATTAA
- the ilvN gene encoding acetolactate synthase small subunit gives MESTKVLSILVENTPGLASRISGLFSRRGYNIDSFSSGVTADPRYTRVTIVTHGDEQVLDQIEKQVSKLTDVVDLKVLEHGMSVKRELMLVKISARNTDRQDVLTIVEIFHGKVVDVTHDSMILEVTGNQDKLAAFLDMLADYDILELARTGVTGLTRGSDDVVIL, from the coding sequence ATGGAATCTACAAAAGTTCTTTCAATATTAGTTGAAAACACACCAGGTCTGGCAAGCCGTATTTCTGGCTTATTCTCACGCAGAGGTTACAATATTGATAGTTTTTCATCTGGAGTCACAGCTGACCCTAGATACACCAGAGTTACAATTGTTACTCATGGTGATGAGCAGGTTCTTGATCAGATTGAAAAGCAGGTTTCAAAGCTTACAGATGTTGTTGATTTGAAGGTTTTGGAGCATGGTATGTCTGTTAAGAGAGAACTTATGCTTGTAAAGATTTCTGCTAGAAATACAGACAGACAGGATGTGCTTACAATAGTTGAGATTTTCCATGGCAAGGTTGTTGATGTTACACATGATTCAATGATTCTTGAGGTTACTGGAAATCAGGATAAGTTGGCAGCATTTTTAGATATGCTTGCGGATTACGATATTTTGGAGCTCGCGAGAACTGGAGTTACAGGTCTTACAAGAGGCTCCGATGATGTTGTAATTTTATAA
- a CDS encoding ISLre2 family transposase: MEEIIKYFADVFITNLYDAKIDFYKNPQSLAELVIATKKETDELGRLFIQSVLQEMDILLKELPKRKRLWNVEHKADARQVLTTLGRVTFTRALYVSKNTNSDEKEELCYLLDKLIGLGDNQQMTEDVMANIYSEAVQTSYRKAGEVASIPEGVTKTTVKNLLHKTKFPKNFQIPEIKKEVDYLYIDADEDHYHLQFKDVRGDLEYNDYGRKLNGSINKIIYVFEGIEPEAPRSKRNRLVGTHYFCRGDEQDNKELWKEVFDYVEATYDVEKIKKIYINADGGAWIKTGYRGLANVTFVLDEFHISEHVSRMISHMKDSKDDVRIEIYKTIRSKTNADFLKLVDRLKEYTSSENILAKISASADYISSNWMAAKYRLRKHEGVLACSAEGHVYHVLSSRMSTQAMGWSKHGANQMARLREYYYNDEDMLELAKFQKEELPMAAGAKEVILTANDVLASEKNKRSQLLREYGKYSEAIHSSMSVQNSKQLLFMLNGKL; this comes from the coding sequence ATTGGTCATTGCAACTAAGAAGGAAACAGATGAGTTAGGACGATTATTTATTCAATCTGTGTTGCAGGAAATGGATATACTTCTAAAGGAATTACCAAAGAGAAAACGCCTATGGAATGTTGAACATAAAGCTGATGCGAGACAGGTTCTTACAACTCTTGGAAGAGTTACTTTTACAAGAGCACTATACGTTTCAAAGAACACTAATTCAGATGAGAAGGAAGAATTATGCTATCTGTTAGATAAGTTGATTGGTCTAGGCGATAATCAGCAGATGACAGAAGACGTTATGGCGAACATTTATAGTGAAGCTGTTCAGACTTCATATCGGAAGGCTGGTGAGGTAGCATCTATTCCTGAAGGGGTTACTAAAACAACTGTAAAAAATCTGCTTCATAAAACAAAATTCCCAAAGAATTTCCAGATTCCCGAAATTAAAAAGGAAGTGGATTATTTATATATAGATGCAGATGAGGATCACTATCATCTCCAGTTTAAGGATGTGCGTGGTGATTTGGAGTACAACGATTATGGCAGAAAGCTAAATGGTTCTATTAATAAGATTATCTACGTATTTGAAGGAATAGAGCCTGAAGCACCGAGAAGTAAACGAAATAGACTTGTTGGAACACACTATTTTTGTCGTGGAGATGAACAGGACAATAAAGAGTTATGGAAGGAAGTTTTTGATTATGTAGAGGCAACATATGATGTAGAAAAAATAAAGAAAATATATATAAATGCTGACGGAGGAGCATGGATAAAAACTGGATATAGAGGTTTAGCCAATGTAACATTTGTATTAGATGAATTTCATATATCAGAGCATGTTTCTAGAATGATTTCACACATGAAGGATTCTAAAGATGATGTAAGGATTGAAATATATAAAACGATAAGAAGCAAAACAAATGCTGATTTTCTAAAACTGGTTGATAGATTAAAAGAATACACTTCCTCAGAAAATATACTTGCAAAAATATCGGCATCAGCTGATTACATAAGTTCAAATTGGATGGCAGCTAAATATCGCTTAAGAAAACATGAAGGAGTGTTGGCTTGTTCGGCAGAAGGGCATGTATATCATGTGTTATCTAGTAGAATGAGTACGCAAGCGATGGGTTGGAGTAAACATGGAGCAAATCAGATGGCTCGTCTGCGTGAGTATTATTATAACGATGAAGACATGCTTGAACTTGCAAAATTCCAAAAAGAAGAACTGCCGATGGCAGCGGGGGCAAAAGAAGTTATATTGACTGCTAATGATGTCCTGGCATCAGAAAAAAACAAGAGAAGTCAGCTATTGCGAGAATACGGTAAATATTCAGAGGCAATTCATTCAAGCATGAGTGTTCAAAATAGTAAGCAGCTATTGTTTATGTTGAATGGAAAGCTGTAA
- a CDS encoding class B sortase: MGFIEQHVEDITVNNTQPAIHYEKRYILSKRRKRLIRFLLFPVCLGLLVMVGTLGYRGYKVYVHKKEVEDLQTQIAEMEQAIEKMAYDIENAKSEVVVEPEPQILPKFAELYEQNSDIAGWLSIPDTEISYPIMYLDGDNDYYLSHNFGKEEDKNGLLVLDKRCNPSGDDVNWLIHGHNKKSGAMFGTLKYYTDEDYYISHPQIEISTLYENRTYEIMAVFRSSVYNDETTDFEYYEYIQINDTHSFDEYIEGIKEIALYDTGVTASWGDKLVTLSTCEYSKKNGRLVIVGREEK; the protein is encoded by the coding sequence ATGGGGTTTATTGAACAGCATGTTGAGGATATTACAGTGAATAATACGCAACCAGCTATTCATTATGAAAAAAGGTATATTTTATCAAAGAGACGTAAACGTCTGATTAGGTTTTTGCTTTTTCCGGTATGTTTAGGACTACTTGTAATGGTGGGGACTCTGGGCTATAGAGGATACAAAGTATATGTTCATAAAAAGGAGGTTGAAGATCTTCAAACACAAATAGCGGAAATGGAGCAAGCCATTGAAAAAATGGCATATGATATAGAAAATGCAAAGAGTGAAGTTGTGGTAGAACCTGAACCTCAAATACTCCCTAAATTTGCGGAGCTTTATGAACAGAACTCTGATATAGCAGGATGGCTTTCAATTCCGGATACAGAGATCAGTTATCCAATAATGTACTTAGATGGAGATAATGACTATTATCTTTCTCATAATTTTGGCAAGGAGGAAGACAAAAACGGACTTCTGGTTCTGGATAAAAGATGTAATCCTAGCGGTGATGATGTGAATTGGCTAATTCATGGTCACAATAAGAAATCTGGAGCTATGTTTGGCACCTTAAAATATTATACGGATGAGGACTATTATATTTCACATCCTCAGATAGAGATATCAACATTATATGAAAATCGAACTTATGAGATAATGGCTGTATTTCGCTCATCTGTTTACAATGATGAGACTACAGATTTTGAATACTATGAATATATTCAAATCAATGATACCCACAGCTTTGATGAGTATATAGAAGGTATAAAGGAAATAGCACTTTATGATACAGGAGTAACAGCTTCATGGGGAGATAAGCTGGTTACCTTGTCCACCTGTGAGTATTCAAAGAAAAATGGCAGGCTGGTTATAGTTGGGAGGGAAGAAAAATGA
- a CDS encoding leucine-rich repeat protein, whose translation MRKLRLLKRILGFSLVVLSVIMLIMPRDVKADSLNIQVVNKSSFPEFDGATASVKFYDGEVSEGYTVASIEIEDYTIPDETWVSTYYDNYFGIKIRALDASGNEVYGLEKYPRIMLPVPSKFDIPSVGEDKSMFVRSNNAAIDEYTREYRIVDGKFDLDVDVFTVQDDIFNKGVVFFGKVNDSTSSKPEFIVENGVLLTNTKNITGDMHIPEGVVTVSELIGSLSCNYQINLISTDGTERIFLPSTFNLSRWCGEEFFDGYYSGIFDAFNCKDIIVDENNPYLSSYDGCVYDKAQSTLLYVPVDKSTISYPETITSMAERVFWHRDIYDFSLPDSLQQVGEDAFLGAYFTPCDVAVPSAMSTVPSKTFILESFSSITLTEAQKELKKNAFYCASTNSTRWSTSIIVNNKDLVFEDESINPYEDFYDHRRCHDLTILGYTGSTAEQYVTNFNATHPSDVQIKFVAIDGTGESGVIVSDDRDYIKKPFSVQSANVSNGNGSYKLKVSESDGAAFQTLLTITNSDYLVPVNFSLVDGTGNAVSDFGSCTITMSIPLLMDVSKGTIKVVGINSDGSLETFDTTIVEVNGGKYVQFTTTHFSEYALVYTPNGSSESGDSGGGSGGNSGGGTQPSSGGGSGDSGGSGSAQPSGGGAPSSGFQSSSSSSQSSSAPAPAQPAQSAAATSVSAPAGAAPAPAVQSAQGSTASAAKDMPKTGDDDSYMMYMAFLIFLVGLLLIITSIPTSKKKVVAVYPRS comes from the coding sequence ATGAGAAAACTAAGATTACTTAAGAGAATATTAGGATTTTCATTGGTAGTCCTTTCTGTAATCATGCTTATAATGCCAAGGGATGTAAAGGCGGATTCTTTAAATATTCAGGTAGTAAATAAAAGCTCATTTCCTGAATTTGACGGAGCTACGGCAAGTGTGAAATTTTATGATGGTGAGGTGTCAGAAGGTTATACTGTAGCTAGCATCGAGATAGAGGACTATACAATACCTGATGAGACCTGGGTTTCCACATATTATGACAACTATTTTGGAATAAAAATAAGGGCGTTGGATGCTTCAGGGAATGAAGTTTATGGATTGGAGAAGTATCCTAGAATTATGCTTCCTGTACCAAGTAAATTTGATATTCCCTCAGTAGGTGAAGATAAAAGTATGTTTGTAAGGAGTAATAATGCCGCTATTGATGAATATACGCGAGAATATAGAATTGTTGACGGAAAATTTGATTTAGATGTAGATGTGTTTACTGTTCAGGATGATATATTCAATAAGGGGGTTGTCTTTTTCGGGAAAGTCAATGACAGTACATCTAGTAAACCTGAATTTATAGTAGAAAATGGGGTATTACTCACAAATACAAAAAATATAACTGGTGACATGCACATCCCGGAAGGGGTTGTTACTGTATCGGAGCTGATTGGTTCATTATCATGTAATTATCAGATAAATTTAATTTCAACTGATGGTACAGAACGAATTTTTTTACCATCTACATTTAATTTATCAAGATGGTGCGGTGAGGAGTTTTTTGATGGTTATTATTCAGGAATATTTGATGCATTTAATTGTAAAGATATTATAGTTGATGAGAATAATCCTTATTTAAGTTCATATGATGGGTGTGTGTACGACAAAGCGCAAAGCACATTGTTATATGTTCCTGTCGATAAGAGCACAATTAGTTATCCTGAGACTATCACAAGTATGGCTGAACGTGTTTTTTGGCATAGAGATATATATGATTTTTCACTTCCAGATTCATTGCAACAGGTTGGAGAGGATGCTTTTCTCGGTGCATATTTTACACCATGTGATGTGGCAGTTCCTAGTGCTATGTCTACAGTTCCGTCTAAAACATTTATATTAGAATCATTTAGCAGCATTACATTGACAGAGGCTCAGAAAGAATTAAAAAAGAATGCTTTTTATTGTGCGTCAACTAATAGTACTAGATGGTCAACGTCAATTATTGTGAATAACAAGGATTTGGTATTCGAAGATGAGAGTATAAATCCTTATGAAGATTTTTATGATCATAGAAGGTGCCATGATTTAACAATTCTTGGATACACAGGTAGTACAGCAGAACAATATGTGACTAATTTTAATGCTACTCATCCAAGTGATGTTCAAATAAAATTTGTTGCTATAGATGGAACTGGGGAGTCGGGTGTAATAGTATCTGACGATAGGGATTACATAAAAAAGCCGTTTTCTGTGCAATCAGCAAATGTAAGCAATGGAAATGGCTCCTACAAGCTGAAGGTTTCTGAATCAGATGGAGCTGCCTTTCAAACATTATTGACCATTACCAATTCGGATTATTTAGTGCCTGTTAATTTTTCTTTGGTTGATGGTACTGGAAATGCTGTAAGTGATTTTGGAAGCTGTACTATAACGATGTCTATTCCATTACTTATGGATGTAAGCAAGGGAACGATTAAAGTCGTTGGCATTAATTCTGATGGAAGTCTTGAGACTTTTGACACAACTATAGTAGAGGTAAATGGGGGGAAGTATGTTCAGTTTACCACCACTCACTTTTCAGAATATGCTCTAGTTTATACACCAAATGGTAGTAGCGAATCTGGTGATTCAGGTGGAGGTTCAGGTGGCAACAGTGGAGGTGGCACACAGCCTTCAAGTGGCGGGGGCTCAGGAGATAGCGGTGGAAGTGGAAGTGCACAGCCTTCAGGCGGTGGCGCACCTTCATCAGGCTTTCAAAGTAGCTCATCTTCTTCTCAGAGCAGTAGTGCACCCGCACCTGCTCAGCCAGCACAATCCGCTGCAGCTACATCAGTGTCGGCTCCCGCTGGGGCAGCGCCTGCGCCTGCCGTGCAGTCCGCCCAAGGTTCTACGGCCAGTGCAGCAAAGGATATGCCTAAAACAGGAGATGATGATTCTTACATGATGTATATGGCATTTTTAATCTTCTTGGTAGGCTTACTTTTGATAATAACCTCTATCCCTACAAGTAAAAAGAAAGTGGTAGCAGTGTATCCAAGAAGTTAG
- a CDS encoding 4'-phosphopantetheinyl transferase family protein — MIKAAAYNCEPLQNPFIFDEVYDMISPQRRAHVDEAKTLKGKCERLGAAHLLEKLLWENHIQRPYVYSTTSQGKPIFIQPKNVDFSLSHADFFAVAAISDKPVGIDVERIRKYDPDLVKRFFTRYDIEYLESIKKAEVDKKFTEVWTFKEATCKMMDRPLMQVLQWIDYSEYCDCEKGNIEWTKQGFEFRDFYITLCYEDKRQPIQMGLYNPYDGKYY, encoded by the coding sequence ATGATTAAAGCCGCTGCTTACAATTGTGAACCACTACAAAATCCTTTCATATTTGATGAAGTTTATGACATGATAAGTCCTCAGAGGAGGGCTCATGTTGATGAGGCCAAAACCCTAAAGGGGAAGTGTGAGAGACTAGGCGCTGCCCATCTTTTAGAAAAGCTTTTGTGGGAGAACCACATCCAAAGACCCTATGTTTATTCAACGACCTCTCAGGGGAAACCAATTTTTATTCAACCGAAGAATGTTGATTTCAGTTTGAGTCATGCAGATTTTTTTGCTGTGGCAGCTATTTCTGATAAGCCTGTTGGAATTGATGTTGAAAGAATTCGTAAATACGATCCGGATTTGGTGAAGCGATTCTTTACCAGATATGATATTGAGTATTTGGAGTCGATTAAGAAGGCTGAGGTAGATAAAAAATTCACTGAGGTATGGACCTTCAAAGAAGCTACCTGCAAGATGATGGACAGACCTTTGATGCAGGTTCTCCAGTGGATAGATTACAGTGAGTACTGTGATTGTGAAAAGGGCAATATCGAATGGACTAAACAGGGCTTTGAGTTCAGGGATTTCTATATTACACTATGCTATGAGGACAAGAGGCAGCCAATACAGATGGGGCTTTATAATCCTTATGATGGAAAATATTATTAA
- the ilvC gene encoding ketol-acid reductoisomerase, producing the protein MSQEAKIYYQEDCNLSLLKGKTIAIIGYGSQGHAHALNLKESGCDVIIGLYEGSKSWAKAEKQGLTVYTAAEAAKKADIIMILINDEKQADMYKKDIEPNLEAGNMLMFAHGFNIHFGCIKPPADVDVTMIAPKGPGHTVRSEYLAGKGVPCLVAVEQDATGKALDLALAYALGIGGARAGVLETTFRTETETDLFGEQAVLCGGVCALMQAGFETLVEAGYDPRNAYFECIHEMKLIVDLIYQSGFAGMRYSISNTAEYGDYITGPKIITEDTKKAMKQILSDIQDGTFAKEFLLDMSPAGRQVHFQAMRKLAAEHPSEKVGEEVRKLYSWNNEEDKFINN; encoded by the coding sequence ATGTCACAGGAAGCAAAGATCTATTATCAGGAAGATTGCAATCTTTCATTATTGAAAGGTAAGACAATAGCTATTATCGGTTATGGTAGCCAGGGTCACGCACACGCACTCAACCTTAAGGAGAGTGGATGCGATGTCATTATCGGTCTTTACGAAGGCTCTAAGTCATGGGCTAAGGCTGAGAAGCAGGGACTTACAGTTTACACAGCAGCAGAAGCAGCTAAGAAGGCTGATATCATTATGATTCTTATCAATGATGAGAAGCAGGCTGATATGTACAAGAAGGACATCGAGCCAAACCTTGAGGCTGGTAACATGCTTATGTTTGCTCATGGTTTCAACATTCACTTTGGTTGCATTAAGCCACCAGCAGATGTTGACGTTACTATGATAGCTCCTAAGGGACCAGGACACACAGTTCGTTCTGAGTACCTTGCAGGTAAGGGTGTTCCTTGTCTTGTTGCTGTAGAGCAAGATGCTACTGGAAAGGCTCTTGACCTTGCACTTGCTTATGCGCTTGGTATTGGTGGAGCTCGTGCTGGTGTTCTTGAGACTACATTCAGAACAGAGACAGAGACAGACCTCTTCGGTGAACAGGCAGTTCTTTGCGGTGGTGTTTGTGCACTTATGCAGGCAGGCTTCGAGACACTTGTTGAGGCTGGTTACGATCCAAGAAATGCATACTTTGAGTGTATCCATGAGATGAAGCTTATTGTTGACCTTATTTATCAGTCAGGTTTTGCAGGAATGAGATATTCTATTTCAAATACAGCTGAGTACGGCGATTATATTACTGGACCAAAGATTATCACAGAGGATACAAAGAAGGCTATGAAGCAGATCTTAAGTGATATCCAGGACGGAACATTTGCTAAGGAATTCTTACTTGATATGTCACCAGCTGGACGTCAGGTACACTTCCAGGCTATGAGAAAGCTTGCAGCTGAGCACCCATCTGAGAAGGTTGGCGAAGAAGTTCGTAAGCTCTACTCTTGGAATAATGAGGAAGATAAATTTATAAATAACTAA